A window of Acinetobacter sp. TR3 contains these coding sequences:
- a CDS encoding HAD-IA family hydrolase: protein MTIKNILIDLDGTLTDPKAGIHRSIRYALEKLGHPLADEVDLDWTIGPPLKASLAKLLNTQDDDFAEQALLAYRERFSVTGLFENEVYATVVETLQQLQVQGYQLFLATAKPTVYAKRILAHFELDQYFTEMYGSELTGERTNKADLIAYILEKEQLDARQCIMVGDRQYDVIGARANGIETIAVNYGYGTAEELVQAQPIAQISQFSQLISKVDELNVERKVS, encoded by the coding sequence ATGACGATCAAAAATATTCTGATTGATTTAGATGGGACTTTAACTGACCCTAAAGCGGGTATTCATCGCTCAATTCGTTATGCTTTAGAAAAATTGGGTCATCCTTTAGCCGATGAGGTTGATTTGGATTGGACGATTGGACCTCCGTTGAAAGCTTCTTTGGCAAAGTTATTAAATACTCAGGATGATGATTTTGCTGAACAAGCGTTACTTGCTTATCGCGAGCGTTTTTCAGTGACTGGCTTATTTGAAAATGAAGTCTATGCAACAGTCGTAGAAACGTTGCAACAGTTACAAGTACAAGGTTATCAATTATTTTTAGCGACAGCAAAACCGACTGTTTATGCGAAACGCATTTTGGCTCATTTTGAATTAGATCAATATTTTACTGAAATGTATGGTAGTGAATTAACCGGTGAGCGTACCAATAAAGCTGATTTGATTGCTTATATTCTGGAAAAAGAGCAGTTGGATGCACGGCAATGTATCATGGTGGGCGATCGCCAATATGATGTGATTGGTGCGCGTGCCAATGGTATTGAAACCATTGCTGTAAATTATGGTTATGGAACAGCAGAAGAACTCGTTCAGGCACAACCGATTGCCCAAATCTCACAATTCAGCCAATTGATCAGCAAAGTTGATGAACTTAATGTGGAACGAAAAGTTTCATAA
- the ribB gene encoding 3,4-dihydroxy-2-butanone-4-phosphate synthase produces MSSLIQPELFFSALSPAEQRIQQALEDIRQGKPVLVMDDFDRENEADLIIAAETLTVETMAQMIRDGSGIVCLCLTEELADHLELPPMVVDNSSQFKTAFTVTIEAAQGVTTGVSAKDRVTTVLAATKDGAIASDLSRPGHVFPLRARDGGVLTRRGHTEGTIDLARLAGLKPSGVLCELTNPDGSMASGIQVLAYAQTHGLTLISIEELVQYRLKHNL; encoded by the coding sequence ATGTCGAGTTTAATTCAACCCGAACTTTTCTTTTCAGCCCTTTCTCCTGCTGAACAACGTATTCAACAAGCTTTAGAAGACATCCGCCAAGGCAAACCCGTCTTGGTTATGGATGATTTTGACCGCGAAAATGAAGCCGACTTAATTATTGCTGCTGAAACACTCACTGTCGAAACCATGGCACAAATGATTCGTGATGGTTCTGGTATTGTATGTTTATGCTTAACCGAAGAGCTAGCCGATCATTTAGAACTCCCACCAATGGTGGTCGACAATTCTAGCCAATTTAAAACAGCATTCACGGTAACGATCGAAGCAGCTCAAGGCGTTACGACAGGTGTTTCTGCTAAAGATCGCGTAACAACAGTTTTAGCTGCCACTAAAGATGGTGCTATTGCAAGTGACTTGAGTCGCCCAGGTCATGTATTTCCATTACGCGCACGTGATGGCGGTGTATTAACTCGCCGTGGACATACCGAAGGAACCATTGATTTAGCTCGCTTGGCTGGCTTAAAACCATCAGGTGTATTATGTGAATTGACTAATCCAGATGGTTCTATGGCATCAGGTATTCAAGTTTTGGCTTATGCTCAAACACATGGTTTAACACTCATTAGTATTGAAGAATTAGTTCAATATCGCTTGAAGCATAATCTCTAA
- the panD gene encoding aspartate 1-decarboxylase produces the protein MLSRLLKCKIHRAVVTHAELHYEGSCAIDGVLMDLAGIREYEEIHVWNVTNGKRFTTYAIRGEEDSGIISVNGGAAHQADVGDLVIIATFGDFTEVEANLHKPRLVYANPDNTVNHTANCIPVQIA, from the coding sequence ATGCTATCTCGTTTATTAAAATGTAAAATTCACCGTGCAGTTGTCACTCATGCAGAACTTCATTACGAAGGTTCTTGTGCAATTGATGGTGTATTAATGGACTTAGCAGGGATTCGTGAATACGAAGAAATCCATGTATGGAACGTAACGAACGGCAAACGCTTCACAACTTATGCAATTCGTGGTGAAGAAGATTCTGGTATCATTTCAGTCAATGGTGGCGCAGCGCACCAAGCTGATGTGGGTGATTTAGTCATTATTGCAACTTTTGGTGATTTCACTGAAGTAGAAGCAAACCTCCACAAACCACGTTTGGTTTATGCAAATCCAGACAATACAGTCAATCACACAGCAAACTGTATTCCTGTACAAATTGCATAA
- the pth gene encoding aminoacyl-tRNA hydrolase — MSNISLIVGLGNPGKEYAQTRHNAGFWFVEQLADRYGISLKADPKFHGYSGRGQIDGHDVRLLLPTTFMNRSGQSVVPFAKFYQVAPEAILVAHDELDMDPGIIRLKSGGGHGGHNGLRDIVPHIGANFHRLRIGIGHPGSKERVSGHVLGKAPSSEQALMDAAIDHALSKVKMLVDGQVSQAMNQINAYKPA; from the coding sequence GTGTCAAATATTTCGCTAATTGTTGGTTTGGGTAATCCTGGTAAGGAATATGCCCAAACCCGCCATAATGCAGGTTTCTGGTTCGTAGAACAGCTTGCAGATCGTTATGGTATTTCTTTAAAGGCTGATCCAAAATTTCATGGATACAGCGGTCGTGGTCAAATTGATGGTCATGACGTACGTTTACTCTTACCTACCACTTTCATGAACCGTTCTGGTCAAAGTGTCGTACCATTTGCCAAATTTTATCAAGTTGCACCTGAAGCAATTCTTGTTGCTCATGATGAACTCGATATGGATCCTGGCATTATTCGTTTAAAATCAGGTGGTGGACATGGCGGACATAATGGTCTTCGTGACATCGTTCCACATATTGGTGCTAATTTCCATCGCTTACGCATAGGAATTGGACATCCTGGTTCTAAAGAACGTGTTTCTGGTCATGTGCTTGGCAAAGCTCCTAGCAGTGAACAAGCTTTAATGGATGCAGCGATTGATCATGCCTTATCAAAAGTGAAAATGCTTGTCGATGGACAAGTTTCACAGGCCATGAATCAAATTAATGCATACAAACCCGCTTAA
- the rplY gene encoding 50S ribosomal protein L25 → MANFVLNAQAREVAQQGKGSSRRLRHAAQIPAIIYGGSAEPVAVTLELREIVKALENNAFFEEVIEIKIGDKVENVKIQALQRHPAKNTPMHADFKRA, encoded by the coding sequence ATGGCAAACTTCGTATTAAACGCTCAAGCACGTGAAGTAGCACAACAAGGGAAAGGTTCGAGCCGCCGCCTTCGCCACGCTGCTCAAATCCCAGCAATCATCTATGGTGGTAGCGCTGAGCCTGTAGCTGTTACTTTAGAGCTTCGTGAAATCGTTAAAGCTTTAGAAAACAATGCTTTCTTCGAAGAAGTTATCGAGATCAAAATCGGTGATAAAGTTGAAAACGTTAAAATCCAAGCGTTACAACGTCACCCAGCTAAAAACACACCTATGCACGCTGACTTCAAACGCGCATAA
- a CDS encoding ribose-phosphate pyrophosphokinase yields the protein MPNLVVFSGSAHPHFAQKVVSHLHIPLGAASVSKFSDGEISVEITENVRGKDVFIVQSTCAPTNDNLMEILVMADALRRASAGRITAVIPYFGYARQDRRPRSARVPITAKVVADMLTTVGIDRVVMIDLHADQIQGFFDIPVDNIYGTPALLADLRQQQHDNLMVVSPDVGGVVRARAVAKQLGDIDLAIIDKRRQKANESQVMHLIGDVKDRDCVIVDDMVDTAGTLCKAADALKQFGARRVIAYATHPVLSGKAIDNLRNSVIDELVVTDTIPLSDEAANLGKIRQVSVASMVAETIRRINNEESISAMFDSYL from the coding sequence ATGCCCAATCTTGTCGTTTTTAGTGGAAGTGCTCATCCACATTTCGCCCAAAAAGTCGTAAGCCATTTACATATCCCTCTCGGTGCTGCTTCTGTAAGCAAGTTTTCTGATGGTGAAATTTCAGTTGAAATTACTGAAAATGTTCGTGGTAAAGACGTTTTTATCGTTCAATCTACTTGTGCGCCTACCAACGATAACCTGATGGAAATCTTGGTCATGGCTGATGCTTTGCGTCGTGCAAGTGCTGGTCGTATCACTGCAGTCATTCCGTATTTCGGTTATGCACGTCAAGATCGTCGTCCACGTTCTGCTCGTGTTCCAATTACTGCAAAAGTTGTTGCAGACATGCTGACAACTGTAGGTATTGACCGTGTGGTAATGATCGACTTACACGCAGACCAAATTCAAGGTTTCTTCGATATCCCAGTTGATAACATCTATGGTACGCCAGCGTTGTTAGCTGATTTACGTCAACAACAACATGACAACTTAATGGTTGTATCTCCTGACGTAGGTGGTGTTGTTCGTGCACGTGCTGTTGCAAAACAGTTAGGTGATATCGATTTAGCGATTATTGATAAACGTCGCCAAAAAGCAAATGAGTCACAAGTGATGCATTTGATTGGTGATGTAAAAGATCGTGACTGTGTCATTGTTGATGACATGGTAGATACAGCAGGTACGCTTTGCAAAGCTGCAGATGCACTGAAACAATTTGGTGCTCGTCGAGTGATTGCTTATGCGACTCACCCTGTTTTATCAGGCAAAGCGATTGATAACCTTCGTAACTCTGTTATTGATGAACTCGTTGTTACTGACACGATTCCTCTTTCAGATGAAGCAGCAAACTTAGGTAAAATTCGCCAAGTTTCTGTTGCAAGCATGGTTGCTGAAACAATTCGTCGTATCAATAACGAAGAATCTATTAGCGCTATGTTCGATAGTTATCTATAA
- the ispE gene encoding 4-(cytidine 5'-diphospho)-2-C-methyl-D-erythritol kinase, with the protein MIRVPSPAKLNLFLHITGRRDNGYHELQTIFQLIDLYDWMTFEPIADGMIHIEGLNEVAVEQNLIYRAAQLLKPHAKEPCGLNIQIEKNIPMGAGLGGGSSNAATTLIVLNQLWQCSLNEQQLADYGVQLGADVPIFIFGRNAWAEGIGEHLSFIDLAQKQFIILKPDCFISTQALFSQKTLTRDSKITTFCAYQLEPFNFGNNFEPLARQLYPEVEEAMQYLDQFGLAKLTGTGACVFIEVTSEMDIKKILQNAPCKAYLVNSLAESPLRNFSVTC; encoded by the coding sequence ATGATTAGAGTACCTTCCCCTGCTAAATTGAATTTATTTCTGCATATCACTGGTCGTAGAGACAATGGTTATCATGAATTACAAACTATTTTTCAACTGATTGATTTATATGATTGGATGACTTTTGAGCCAATTGCGGATGGAATGATTCATATTGAAGGCTTAAACGAGGTTGCTGTTGAACAAAACTTAATCTATCGTGCAGCCCAATTACTCAAACCCCATGCAAAAGAACCATGTGGGTTAAATATTCAAATAGAGAAAAATATTCCTATGGGTGCTGGTCTTGGCGGCGGTTCATCTAATGCTGCCACCACACTCATCGTACTGAATCAACTGTGGCAATGCAGTTTAAATGAACAGCAACTCGCTGATTATGGTGTGCAATTGGGTGCAGATGTGCCTATCTTTATTTTTGGTCGAAATGCATGGGCAGAAGGCATAGGTGAACATTTATCATTCATAGACTTAGCTCAAAAACAATTCATAATTTTAAAACCTGACTGTTTTATCAGCACTCAAGCACTTTTTTCACAAAAAACATTGACAAGAGATTCTAAGATCACTACATTTTGCGCCTATCAGTTAGAACCTTTTAATTTTGGAAATAACTTTGAACCTTTGGCTCGACAGTTATATCCTGAAGTAGAAGAAGCAATGCAATATTTAGATCAATTTGGTCTAGCAAAGCTTACAGGTACAGGTGCTTGTGTTTTTATTGAAGTAACAAGTGAAATGGATATAAAGAAAATTTTGCAAAATGCGCCTTGTAAAGCTTACTTGGTCAATAGTTTGGCAGAATCTCCTTTAAGAAATTTTTCAGTTACATGTTAG
- the lolB gene encoding lipoprotein insertase outer membrane protein LolB, which produces MRLFSKLCVAICSSSILVLTGCQHLSQPNKIIASPQVQDENNFSLQGKIGVRTPQQSGSAFFTWVQQQDQFDIELTGILGVGKTQIEGKPGQVTLNSAKTGLITAATPEELLEKATGWQAPIMHLAYWVQAKPATQNAQASKDEQNRLKQLIEDGWTVDFSYNDKQILPNKLLLKQALADDKENRITMVIQNR; this is translated from the coding sequence ATGCGCTTGTTTTCAAAATTATGTGTCGCGATATGTAGCAGTAGTATTCTAGTATTAACAGGCTGCCAACATCTAAGCCAACCAAATAAGATAATTGCTTCACCACAAGTGCAAGATGAAAATAACTTTAGCTTACAAGGTAAAATAGGTGTACGTACACCACAACAGTCTGGCAGTGCTTTTTTTACATGGGTTCAACAACAAGATCAATTTGATATTGAACTGACTGGAATTTTAGGTGTTGGGAAAACCCAAATTGAAGGGAAACCAGGTCAAGTCACCTTAAATAGCGCCAAAACAGGTCTGATTACGGCAGCTACACCTGAAGAATTACTGGAAAAAGCGACAGGTTGGCAGGCACCGATTATGCACCTTGCCTACTGGGTACAAGCGAAGCCTGCGACGCAAAATGCTCAAGCGAGCAAAGACGAACAAAATCGCTTGAAACAGCTCATTGAAGATGGCTGGACTGTTGATTTTAGCTATAACGATAAGCAAATCCTTCCAAATAAACTTTTGTTGAAGCAAGCACTTGCTGACGATAAAGAAAACCGTATTACAATGGTGATTCAAAACCGATAG
- a CDS encoding tetratricopeptide repeat protein, whose protein sequence is MRQLYRRTLFSGKTIRRYSTTILLLGSMSSYVSAQAIHDMYADKSFDSALQQSMVAEFSLAYDDIATALHNYTVLAIQSNSTTIKQRALDVALEYNDFQSALDIATHWVEQEPKDVPALFYLSHIALKTHEYELAAKTLDKILNIDPTADLEQILAGIAPEQAQDREILLNALRTSKERENPSILALIAGLEAQDGLYEQALNNINKALRKRSKSTSFILMKANLLMALRDDAETQKWFAQASRKNKTNIDIRLAEARYYIQINQQQQALDKLESIIKDYPKTEEALFIAGLTSIDLKQYEKAEQYLVELRSSAKYQNEAYYYLAINAQRKQHYETAKAYYRLVDGSLYIVSRRNMVTIFEKQGQLNDALRFLTQERVNYPQHASFLYQAQADILKKMDNKKAALVLLDEAIKSLPDDPELIYAEVLLLDPYTDRDKLDKTLKQLLIIEPNSPTYLNAYAYTLALQNRRLKEARKYAELALNFAPEQASILDTLGYIAFLQNDFDTAAKVLGQAYSISQNINIGVRYAKALYMQGALTQFSEVLQQLKQKHANTPQLQQLDSLILPITVKKS, encoded by the coding sequence TTGCGTCAGCTATATCGCCGTACCCTTTTTAGCGGCAAGACGATTCGACGGTATTCTACCACAATCTTGTTGTTAGGTAGCATGAGCTCGTATGTCTCTGCACAAGCAATACACGACATGTATGCAGATAAAAGTTTTGACAGCGCATTACAACAAAGTATGGTGGCTGAATTTTCGCTTGCTTATGATGATATCGCAACTGCTCTACATAATTATACTGTGCTTGCTATTCAAAGTAATTCAACCACCATCAAACAGCGTGCTTTAGATGTCGCCTTAGAATATAACGATTTTCAATCTGCGTTAGATATTGCAACACATTGGGTAGAACAAGAACCCAAAGATGTTCCTGCTTTATTTTACTTATCACATATTGCCCTAAAAACCCATGAATATGAATTGGCAGCAAAAACATTAGACAAAATCTTAAATATTGACCCAACTGCTGATCTCGAACAAATTTTGGCAGGGATTGCACCCGAACAAGCACAAGATCGTGAAATTTTATTAAATGCCTTACGTACCAGTAAAGAACGTGAAAACCCATCTATCTTAGCTTTAATCGCTGGATTAGAAGCGCAAGATGGCTTATATGAGCAAGCATTAAATAATATCAATAAAGCCTTACGTAAACGTTCAAAATCGACCAGTTTCATTCTGATGAAAGCCAATCTATTAATGGCTTTACGCGACGATGCTGAAACACAAAAATGGTTTGCACAAGCCAGTCGAAAAAATAAAACCAATATTGATATACGATTAGCTGAAGCTCGCTATTACATTCAAATCAATCAACAACAGCAAGCATTAGATAAGCTTGAAAGTATTATCAAAGATTATCCAAAAACTGAAGAAGCTTTATTTATTGCCGGCTTAACCAGTATTGATTTAAAACAATACGAAAAAGCTGAACAATATTTAGTTGAATTACGTTCTTCAGCAAAATATCAGAATGAAGCTTATTACTATCTTGCAATCAATGCACAGCGCAAACAACATTATGAAACTGCAAAAGCATATTATCGGCTCGTAGATGGCAGCTTATATATTGTGTCTCGACGCAATATGGTCACTATTTTCGAAAAGCAAGGGCAATTGAATGATGCTTTACGCTTTCTTACACAAGAGCGGGTGAATTATCCACAACATGCAAGTTTTCTTTATCAAGCTCAAGCTGATATTTTAAAAAAGATGGATAATAAAAAAGCAGCTTTAGTATTGCTAGATGAAGCAATTAAGAGCTTACCCGATGATCCTGAACTGATTTATGCAGAAGTATTATTGCTGGATCCTTATACCGATCGGGATAAATTAGATAAAACCCTAAAGCAACTTTTAATTATTGAACCCAATAGCCCGACCTATTTAAACGCTTATGCGTATACCTTAGCATTGCAAAATCGTCGTCTAAAAGAAGCACGAAAATATGCAGAACTAGCGCTCAACTTTGCACCTGAACAAGCCTCTATTCTTGATACATTAGGCTATATCGCTTTTCTACAAAATGATTTTGATACCGCAGCCAAAGTCTTGGGACAAGCCTATTCAATTAGCCAAAATATCAATATTGGCGTTCGCTATGCTAAAGCGCTGTATATGCAAGGCGCACTCACACAATTTAGTGAGGTGTTACAGCAATTGAAACAAAAACATGCAAATACCCCACAATTACAACAACTTGATAGCTTAATCTTACCTATCACTGTAAAAAAGAGTTAA
- the hemA gene encoding glutamyl-tRNA reductase — protein sequence MSFFALGVNHQTASVELREQIAFNAERLAALLLEQNKHSPLNDLVVVSTCNRTEVYAMTEDADSVLTWLAQVNNIDVKQLIHHVYRYENAQAVTHLMRVASGLDSLMLGEPQILGQVKSALALSKDAQTVSPELNSVFEYAFYAAKRVRSETSVGSHAVSMGYAVAQLALQVFSRPEKLTVMVVAAGEMNSLVAKHLAEMGVAKILICNRSRERANLLAQEIAHQVEVEIIPFAELAQNLHRADVVSSCTGSLYQVIEYSDVKAALKKRRYQQMLMVDLAVPRDIDPKVESLDNVYLYGVDDLQSVIDENLAQRRQAAVEAEIMVNQLATQLMTQQKVKEASSTIQAYRQHSEEVSQKELAHALELLQHGHAAEQVMQEFAHRLSQKLMHPTSILLREAAKAENPDYFEWLQQHLQDVFEHERKPRQ from the coding sequence ATGTCTTTCTTTGCATTGGGTGTCAACCATCAAACAGCTTCTGTTGAACTTCGTGAACAAATCGCTTTCAATGCAGAGCGATTAGCTGCGCTATTACTTGAACAAAATAAACATTCACCTTTGAATGATTTAGTTGTTGTATCAACTTGTAATCGCACTGAAGTTTATGCCATGACAGAAGATGCTGATAGTGTTCTGACTTGGTTAGCCCAAGTGAATAATATTGATGTAAAACAGTTAATTCATCATGTTTATCGTTACGAAAATGCTCAAGCTGTTACACATTTGATGCGTGTTGCAAGTGGTTTAGACTCTTTGATGTTGGGTGAGCCGCAAATTTTAGGGCAAGTTAAAAGTGCTTTGGCTTTATCTAAAGACGCACAAACTGTGTCGCCTGAACTAAATAGTGTTTTTGAATATGCTTTTTATGCAGCGAAACGTGTTCGTTCAGAAACCTCTGTAGGTAGCCATGCTGTTTCAATGGGTTATGCAGTTGCTCAGTTAGCATTGCAAGTTTTTAGCCGCCCTGAAAAGTTAACGGTTATGGTGGTTGCCGCAGGTGAAATGAATAGTTTGGTTGCTAAGCATTTAGCGGAAATGGGGGTGGCAAAAATTTTAATTTGTAACCGTAGCCGCGAACGTGCGAATCTTTTGGCACAAGAAATTGCCCATCAAGTTGAGGTTGAAATTATTCCCTTTGCTGAGCTTGCACAAAACTTGCATAGAGCGGATGTGGTCTCTAGTTGTACAGGTAGTTTGTATCAAGTGATTGAATATTCAGACGTTAAAGCTGCATTGAAAAAGCGTCGCTATCAACAAATGTTGATGGTCGATTTAGCTGTTCCGCGTGACATTGATCCCAAAGTGGAATCATTGGATAACGTGTATTTATATGGCGTAGATGATTTACAAAGTGTGATTGATGAAAATTTAGCGCAACGTCGTCAGGCGGCTGTTGAGGCTGAAATTATGGTGAATCAATTGGCTACTCAATTGATGACCCAACAAAAAGTGAAAGAGGCGAGTAGCACCATTCAAGCTTATCGTCAGCACAGTGAAGAAGTCAGCCAAAAAGAATTGGCACATGCACTAGAGTTACTGCAACATGGTCATGCAGCAGAACAGGTCATGCAGGAGTTTGCTCATCGCCTATCACAAAAACTTATGCACCCAACTTCTATTTTATTAAGAGAAGCTGCTAAAGCTGAAAATCCAGATTATTTTGAATGGTTACAGCAACATCTACAGGATGTGTTTGAGCATGAGCGTAAACCGAGACAGTAA
- a CDS encoding DNA primase, translating into MAIPQHTIDQILDRTDIVDLIGQRVKLKKTGRTYSGCCPFHQEKSPSFHVYRDKQYYHCFGCQANGNAIRFLMDIDSRNFVDVMKDLSNQTGIELPKDNHDNKKLSYKRSPQQIAAAQPTNTSVAENPAPISVADEFIDGHFVDIDRVMDDPFAQFDPSFYMDEQVQEGNLYDLLENVAQFYERQLPISQKAQNYFKQRGLSAQTIQFWRLGYAPEDWQHLEKAFPQDIEGLKQLGLIRSSDSGRDFDLLRERVIFPIRDHKGRVVGFGGRALNDEIKPKYINSPDSEVFHKNQLLYGLYEGRKLKANDWLMVEGYMDVIALQQYGINGAVATLGTASNADHLTTLFKQNSRITIAFDGDAAGQKAARRTLEIALPLLNDGRELKFFVLPNEHDPDSLIRREGLENFQKLLQQAPLLSDFVFAHLTGQHDVSTPEGKSLVMGELRELTELLPKHGSFRYLLSQSFREKLGLGKRFTPQISHDASLSFNIQTKDEDFAIAILMHHPFLYIHFEELLAVIDQTELLAKVLAVLNIVFDDLPDDQELATYYVLGACSRYSHEIADVMQRTNIESLTQAPEIADKLAKDFSLNLQEKYLKLKLRSPISLIESRNLRQQLNELTKQISLKLLS; encoded by the coding sequence ATGGCAATTCCACAACATACGATTGATCAAATCTTAGATCGAACTGATATCGTCGATTTAATCGGTCAACGTGTGAAGTTAAAAAAGACTGGGCGTACTTACTCGGGCTGTTGTCCATTCCATCAGGAAAAATCTCCATCATTCCATGTATATAGAGATAAGCAGTATTACCACTGCTTTGGGTGTCAAGCCAATGGTAATGCGATTCGTTTCCTAATGGACATTGATAGTCGTAACTTTGTCGATGTGATGAAAGATTTGTCTAATCAGACAGGCATCGAATTACCGAAAGATAATCACGACAATAAAAAACTTTCTTATAAACGCAGTCCTCAACAAATTGCAGCGGCTCAACCAACAAACACGTCAGTCGCTGAAAATCCAGCACCTATTTCTGTAGCAGACGAATTTATAGATGGGCATTTTGTCGATATAGATCGTGTTATGGATGATCCTTTTGCTCAATTTGATCCATCCTTTTATATGGATGAACAAGTTCAAGAAGGTAATCTCTATGACTTATTGGAAAATGTTGCTCAGTTTTATGAACGCCAACTCCCAATCAGTCAAAAAGCACAAAATTATTTCAAACAGCGTGGCTTATCGGCACAAACGATTCAATTTTGGCGTTTAGGTTATGCACCAGAGGATTGGCAGCATTTAGAAAAAGCCTTTCCACAAGATATTGAAGGTTTGAAACAGCTGGGTCTGATTCGCTCTAGTGATAGTGGTCGAGATTTTGATTTATTACGTGAGCGGGTAATTTTTCCGATCCGTGATCATAAAGGACGCGTGGTTGGTTTCGGTGGTCGTGCGCTCAATGATGAAATTAAACCTAAATATATTAACTCACCAGATTCAGAGGTATTCCACAAGAATCAATTGCTTTATGGTTTGTATGAGGGTCGTAAACTCAAAGCCAACGATTGGTTAATGGTCGAAGGCTATATGGACGTGATTGCATTGCAGCAATATGGTATCAATGGTGCTGTCGCAACACTGGGAACAGCCAGTAATGCGGATCATTTAACTACCCTATTTAAACAAAATTCTCGTATTACCATTGCCTTTGACGGGGATGCTGCTGGACAAAAAGCAGCACGACGCACCTTAGAAATTGCGCTACCCTTACTCAATGATGGTCGTGAATTAAAATTCTTTGTGCTTCCGAATGAACATGATCCAGACTCATTAATTCGTCGTGAAGGCTTAGAAAACTTCCAAAAATTATTACAACAGGCACCGCTTTTATCTGACTTTGTGTTTGCCCATTTAACAGGACAGCATGACGTTAGCACGCCAGAAGGTAAAAGTTTAGTCATGGGAGAACTACGTGAATTAACAGAGTTATTACCTAAACATGGTTCATTCCGTTATCTACTGAGTCAGTCTTTCCGTGAGAAACTCGGTCTAGGCAAACGCTTTACCCCGCAAATCAGCCACGATGCATCTTTATCTTTTAATATTCAAACCAAAGATGAAGATTTTGCAATCGCAATTTTAATGCATCACCCATTCCTCTATATTCATTTTGAAGAATTACTGGCGGTGATTGACCAAACTGAGCTGCTGGCTAAAGTTTTAGCGGTGCTCAATATTGTATTTGATGATTTACCTGATGATCAGGAATTAGCAACCTATTACGTACTCGGTGCATGTAGTCGTTATAGTCATGAGATTGCCGATGTTATGCAGAGAACCAATATTGAGTCATTAACTCAAGCACCTGAGATTGCTGATAAATTGGCTAAGGACTTTTCATTAAATCTACAAGAAAAATATTTAAAATTAAAACTGAGATCACCTATCTCACTCATTGAATCACGCAATTTACGTCAACAATTAAATGAATTAACAAAACAGATTAGCTTGAAGTTATTGTCCTAA